One genomic segment of Drosophila melanogaster chromosome 3R includes these proteins:
- the CG9467 gene encoding uncharacterized protein, isoform B, producing MSHFTHASSSDLVNLNVGGQRFSTSRQTLTWIPDTFFTALLSGRISSLRDEHNAIFIDRDPTLFSIILNYLRTKDIDIKNCEIRALRHEAEYYGITPLTKRLALCEDLNHSSCGDLLFYGFLAAPPMPSNEAVAATSVDESLPSTSASAIGSRPGSMVRVPEPSRSSHSRNSSWDLRLGRTGSTGNGANPPAPMLHSRNPSIDFMRHSRNSSADLNKVFRNEVGLVFSPTQNSNWVDPLRVQIIKAHQNWIAVAYAHFVTCYRVKDSNGWQQVFTSPHIDATIERIAINSKVNTSAAEPLPSKMVAISYGSQIRLWSIQEGGQKTDVGTFNLNVRVEYLFFIGSQLVALSSSGKIGVWHAMTQHWQIQDLVPVLSFDSAGSFLLLGCNNGSIYYIDMQKFPLRIKDNDLLVTELYKDVTLDPITAISVYLTPKTSSISGNWIEIAYGTKSGAVRIIVQHPETAGHGPHLFETFFVHQSPVTKVMLSEKYLVSVCSEYHHVRTWRLTRFRGMLSTQPGSTPEASFKIVSLEATDTSYSYAAGNDFGPYGDYDDMIFVQKVVPETDQLYVRLASNGDRVCVIRSVDSSTISAFCVLECEVSSRFILTGHCNGAIQMWDLTTALALLSKDEPQQKINGGPDTNELLRLLDQCEISNSSCTTPCMSPCLSAMGNGSGMASSIARMKASNIALLNREPAMAMAVQAVQPPAQVQPALPEAVAPAAAIPMADDNNEXDVEAAA from the exons ATGTCCCACTTCACGCATGCCTCCAGCAGCGACCTGGTCAACCTCAATGTGGGTGGTCAGCG CTTTTCCACGTCGCGGCAAACGCTTACGTGGATCCCGGACACCTTCTTCACGGCTCTTCTCAGCGGACGCATCTCGAGTCTCAGAGACGAGCACAATGCCATCTTTATTGATCGCGATCCGACGCTCTTCTCGATCATACTTAACTACTTAAGGACCAAGGACATCGACATCAAGAACTGCGAAATACGCGCTCTGCGCCATGAGGCCGAGTACTATGGCATCACGCCGCTGACCAAGCGCCTGGCCCTCTGCGAAGACCTTAACCACTCGTCCTGCGGTGATTTGCTGTTCTACGGATTTCTGGCGGCGCCGCCCATGCCGTCAAACGAAGCTGTGGCTGCTACTAGCGTTGACGAGTCATTGCCCTCCACTTCGGCCAGTGCGATTGGCAGTCGTCCTGGGTCCATGGTGCGCGTTCCCGAACCCTCACGCTCCTCACACTCGCGCAATTCATCATGGGATCTGCGCCTTGGTCGCACAGGTAGCACTGGCAATGGTGCCAATCCCCCAGCTCCCATGTTGCACTCACGTAATCCCTCGATTGACTTTATGCGCCACTCTCGGAACTCCTCGGCCGATCTGAACAAAGTCTTTCGAAACGAAGTTGGCCTGGTATTCAGTCCCACGCAGAACTCAAACTGGGTGGACCCGTTGCGAGTGCAAATCATTAAGGCGCACCAAAATTGGATAGCAGTGGCTTACGCACACTTTGTGACTTGCTACCGGGTGAAAGACTCCAACGGATGGCAGCAGGTGTTCACATCGCCCCACATCGACGCCACTATCGAAAGAATCGCCATCAACTCAAAGGTGAATACTTCCGCAGCAGAGCCACTGCCCAGCAAGATGGTGGCCATTTCTTACGGCAGTCAGATAAGATTGTGGAGCATTCAGGAGGGCGGCCAGAAAACGGATGTGGGCacgtttaatttaaatgtgcGAGTGGAGTACCTGTTCTTTATCGGCAGTCAGCTGGTGGCCCTGTCATCTTCCGGCAAGATCGGCGTCTGGCATGCGATGACGCAGCACTGGCAGATTCAGGACCTAGTGCCCGTGCTCTCATTCGATTCCGCAGGCTCTTTTTTGCTGCTGGGCTGCAACAACGGCTCCATTTACTACATAGACATGCAGAAGTTCCCGCTCCGGATAAAGGACAATGATTTACTGGTTACCGAGCTCTACAAAGATGTCACACTAGACCCTATCACGGCCATCTCGGTCTACCTTACCCCAAAAACCTCGAGCATAAGTGGCAATTGGATTGAAATTGCCTATGGCACAAAGTCGGGAGCGGTTCGAATCATTGTCCAGCATCCGGAGACAGCTGGCCATGGACCACACCTGTTCGAGACCTTCTTTGTGCACCAAAGCCCCGTAACGAAGGTGATGCTGTCGGAGAAATACCTCGTCTCCGTGTGCAGCGAATACCACCACGTGCGAACATGGCGTCTGACCCGCTTCCGGGGCATGCTCTCCACCCAGCCGGGATCCACGCCGGAAGCATCGTTCAAAATCGTGTCGCTGGAAGCTACCGATACGAGCTACAGCTATGCGGCTGGAAATGATTTTGGACCTTACGGTGACTACGACGACATGATATTTGTGCAAAAGGTGGTGCCCGAGACGGATCAGCTGTACGTACGCTTGGCCTCCAACGGTGATCGGGTGTGCGTCATTAGATCCGTAGATAGCTCCACAATTTCGGCCTTCTGTGTGCTCGAGTGCGAGGTATCGTCCCGGTTCATACTCACCGGTCACTGCAACGGCGCTATTCAAATGTGGGACCTAACCACTGCACTGGCGCTGCTCTCCAAGGATGAGCCGCAGCAGAAAATCAATGGCGGACCCGACACCAATGAGCTTCTCCGCCTACTTGACCAGTGTGAAATCAGCAATTCATCATGCACAACACCTTGTATGTCACCGTGTCTATCAGCTATGGGCAACGGCTCTGGAATGGCCTCCTCCATAGCCCGCATGAAAGCCAGCAACATAGCCCTGCTAAATCGGGAAccagcaatggcaatggccGTCCAAGCCGTCCAGCCGCCCGCTCAGGTCCAACCTGCTCTTCCAGAGGCTGTGGCGCCGGCAGCTGCTATCCCGATGGCTGACGACAACAACGAATGAGACGTGGAAGCGGCTGCTTGA
- the CG8526 gene encoding uncharacterized protein, isoform B: MPAAKCGCLKKEARVHVIYVGGTIGMIRNESGVLHTAPKVLARQLQEFPSCHDRNYTSKDNDGPMMVLPAVSGAPYRVLYDLIEFCPLMDSSCMGFCDWKRIANEVGTYKSYDGFVILHGTDTLAYSASALAFMLESLNKPVVFTGAQIPIFEARSDGRENFLGALLIAGNYSIPEVLVFFGNKILRGCRSTKLNSDSFHALDSPNFAPLGRASVNIEINSRQIFRPCNIKPFSLHSELEKNVALLRIYPGISASVVQAILKEPTKGVVLQTFGAGNFPVNREDLLDELREAVHRGVIIVNITQCSAGMVANIYETSQGLMEVGVIPGYDMTQEAAFTKLAYVLSKPEWDIPNKKKVMLLSLRGELTTNKVAKINDIDLIEGVARTLHMSTAMERQQMCSTFYPALVAAAVTEGDVHKLGDLKQYGANLCDTNCDGRSAMHLACFLGKLNCVCFLISAGCPVNVHDRFNRTPLHEAIDTDNHDIINALLKNGAKLNDQPLVQAELLRALTERGKIKRLESFRLAGANLTLADRTGRTALHYACQLGNHEVVDYLLPHYENPYIKDELGMSPIDYAKAANHAHILTLMRFKEKELAKKDPCSCTQ; the protein is encoded by the exons ATGCCGGCGGCGAAGTGCGGTTGTTTGAAGAAGGAGGCTCGCGTCCATGTCATCTACGTGGGTGGAACCATCGGAATGATCCGCAACGAGTCCGGAG TACTGCACACCGCGCCCAAGGTGCTGGCTCGGCAGCTTCAAGAGTTTCCCAGCTGCCACGACAGGAATTACACCAGCAAGGATAATGATGGTCCCATGATGGTGCTACCCGCAGTGTCTGGAGCTCCGTATAGAGTCCTTTACGATTTGATTGAGTTCTGCCCACTGATGGACTCCAGCTGCATGGGCTTCTGCGACTGGAAGCGCATTGCCAACGAAGTGGGA ACATACAAGTCCTACGACGGCTTTGTGATCCTCCATGGAACGGATACCCTAGCCTACTCCGCCTCGGCACTAGCGTTCATGCTTGAGAGCCTGAACAAGCCCGTGGTATTCACTGGGGCACAGATTCCGATCTTTGAAGCCCGCAGCGATGGGCGGGAGAACTTCTTGGGCGCACTTCTCATAGCAGGAAATTACAGTATACCCGAAGTGCTGGTCTTCTTCGGCAACAAGATTCTACGTGGCTGTCGCTCCACGAAGCTCAATTCTGACTCTTTTCACGCACTGGACTCACCAAATTTTGCACCATTGGGTCGGGCGAGTGTCAACATTGAGATCAACAGCCGCCAAATCTTCCGACCGTGCAATATTAAACCATTTTCACTTCATTCGGAACTCGAAAAGAACGTGGCGCTGCTGCGTATTTACCCGGGAATAAGTGCCAGTGTGGTGCAGGCAATCCTGAAAGAGCCAACGAAAGGTGTTGTCCTCCAGACCTTTGGGGCCGGCAATTTTCCGGTTAATCGTGAGGACTTGCTGGACGAACTGAGGGAGGCGGTTCACAGAGGCGTTATTATTGTCAACATTACGCAGTGCTCGGCGGGCATGGTGGCCAACATTTACGAGACAAGCCAGGGTCTGATGGAAGTGGGCGTAATACCCGGCTACGATATGACTCAGGAGGCAGCCTTTACCAAACTGGCCTATGTGCTGTCCAAGCCGGAGTGGGACATTCCCAACAAGAAGAAGGTGATGCTACTAAGTTTGCGCGGAGAGCTGACCACCAATAAGGTTGCCAAGATTAACGACATTGATCTGATCGAGGGCGTGGCCCGCACATTGCACATGTCGACGGCGATGGAACGGCAGCAGATGTGCTCCACATTCTATCCCGCTTTGGTGGCGGCCGCGGTCACCGAAGGTGATGTCCACAAGTTGGGCGATCTTAAGCAGTACGGCGCCAATCTGTGCGACACCAACTGCGATGGTCGCTCCGCCATGCACCTGGCCTGCTTCCTGGGCAAACTGAACTGCGTTTGCTTTCTAATTTCCGCCGGCTGTCCGGTAAATGTCCACGATCGATTCAACCGCACGCCGTTGCACGAGGCCATCGACACGGACAACCATGATATAATCAACGCTCTGCTCAAGAACGGCGCCAAGCTGAACGATCAGCCGCTGGTCCAGGCGGAGCTACTACGTGCCCTTACCGAGCGGGGCAAGATCAAGCGATTGGAGTCATTTCGGCTAGCCGGAGCCAATCTCACGCTGGCTGATCGGACTGGACGAACGGCTCTGCACTACGCCTGCCAGTTAGGTAATCACGAGGTGGTAGACTATCTGCTGCCGCACTACGAGAATCCCTACATCAAGGATGAGCTGGGCATGTCGCCAATCGACTACGCCAAGGCAGCCAATCATGCCCACATCCTGACCCTGATGCGTTTCAAGGAGaaggagctggccaagaaaGATCCGTGTTCCTGCACGCAATAG
- the CG8526 gene encoding uncharacterized protein, isoform A gives MPAAKCGCLKKEARVHVIYVGGTIGMIRNESGVLHTAPKVLARQLQEFPSCHDRNYTSKDNDGPMMVLPAVSGAPYRVLYDLIEFCPLMDSSCMGFCDWKRIANEVGKTYKSYDGFVILHGTDTLAYSASALAFMLESLNKPVVFTGAQIPIFEARSDGRENFLGALLIAGNYSIPEVLVFFGNKILRGCRSTKLNSDSFHALDSPNFAPLGRASVNIEINSRQIFRPCNIKPFSLHSELEKNVALLRIYPGISASVVQAILKEPTKGVVLQTFGAGNFPVNREDLLDELREAVHRGVIIVNITQCSAGMVANIYETSQGLMEVGVIPGYDMTQEAAFTKLAYVLSKPEWDIPNKKKVMLLSLRGELTTNKVAKINDIDLIEGVARTLHMSTAMERQQMCSTFYPALVAAAVTEGDVHKLGDLKQYGANLCDTNCDGRSAMHLACFLGKLNCVCFLISAGCPVNVHDRFNRTPLHEAIDTDNHDIINALLKNGAKLNDQPLVQAELLRALTERGKIKRLESFRLAGANLTLADRTGRTALHYACQLGNHEVVDYLLPHYENPYIKDELGMSPIDYAKAANHAHILTLMRFKEKELAKKDPCSCTQ, from the exons ATGCCGGCGGCGAAGTGCGGTTGTTTGAAGAAGGAGGCTCGCGTCCATGTCATCTACGTGGGTGGAACCATCGGAATGATCCGCAACGAGTCCGGAG TACTGCACACCGCGCCCAAGGTGCTGGCTCGGCAGCTTCAAGAGTTTCCCAGCTGCCACGACAGGAATTACACCAGCAAGGATAATGATGGTCCCATGATGGTGCTACCCGCAGTGTCTGGAGCTCCGTATAGAGTCCTTTACGATTTGATTGAGTTCTGCCCACTGATGGACTCCAGCTGCATGGGCTTCTGCGACTGGAAGCGCATTGCCAACGAAGTGGGA AAGACATACAAGTCCTACGACGGCTTTGTGATCCTCCATGGAACGGATACCCTAGCCTACTCCGCCTCGGCACTAGCGTTCATGCTTGAGAGCCTGAACAAGCCCGTGGTATTCACTGGGGCACAGATTCCGATCTTTGAAGCCCGCAGCGATGGGCGGGAGAACTTCTTGGGCGCACTTCTCATAGCAGGAAATTACAGTATACCCGAAGTGCTGGTCTTCTTCGGCAACAAGATTCTACGTGGCTGTCGCTCCACGAAGCTCAATTCTGACTCTTTTCACGCACTGGACTCACCAAATTTTGCACCATTGGGTCGGGCGAGTGTCAACATTGAGATCAACAGCCGCCAAATCTTCCGACCGTGCAATATTAAACCATTTTCACTTCATTCGGAACTCGAAAAGAACGTGGCGCTGCTGCGTATTTACCCGGGAATAAGTGCCAGTGTGGTGCAGGCAATCCTGAAAGAGCCAACGAAAGGTGTTGTCCTCCAGACCTTTGGGGCCGGCAATTTTCCGGTTAATCGTGAGGACTTGCTGGACGAACTGAGGGAGGCGGTTCACAGAGGCGTTATTATTGTCAACATTACGCAGTGCTCGGCGGGCATGGTGGCCAACATTTACGAGACAAGCCAGGGTCTGATGGAAGTGGGCGTAATACCCGGCTACGATATGACTCAGGAGGCAGCCTTTACCAAACTGGCCTATGTGCTGTCCAAGCCGGAGTGGGACATTCCCAACAAGAAGAAGGTGATGCTACTAAGTTTGCGCGGAGAGCTGACCACCAATAAGGTTGCCAAGATTAACGACATTGATCTGATCGAGGGCGTGGCCCGCACATTGCACATGTCGACGGCGATGGAACGGCAGCAGATGTGCTCCACATTCTATCCCGCTTTGGTGGCGGCCGCGGTCACCGAAGGTGATGTCCACAAGTTGGGCGATCTTAAGCAGTACGGCGCCAATCTGTGCGACACCAACTGCGATGGTCGCTCCGCCATGCACCTGGCCTGCTTCCTGGGCAAACTGAACTGCGTTTGCTTTCTAATTTCCGCCGGCTGTCCGGTAAATGTCCACGATCGATTCAACCGCACGCCGTTGCACGAGGCCATCGACACGGACAACCATGATATAATCAACGCTCTGCTCAAGAACGGCGCCAAGCTGAACGATCAGCCGCTGGTCCAGGCGGAGCTACTACGTGCCCTTACCGAGCGGGGCAAGATCAAGCGATTGGAGTCATTTCGGCTAGCCGGAGCCAATCTCACGCTGGCTGATCGGACTGGACGAACGGCTCTGCACTACGCCTGCCAGTTAGGTAATCACGAGGTGGTAGACTATCTGCTGCCGCACTACGAGAATCCCTACATCAAGGATGAGCTGGGCATGTCGCCAATCGACTACGCCAAGGCAGCCAATCATGCCCACATCCTGACCCTGATGCGTTTCAAGGAGaaggagctggccaagaaaGATCCGTGTTCCTGCACGCAATAG
- the CG9467 gene encoding uncharacterized protein, isoform C: MSHFTHASSSDLVNLNVGGQRFSTSRQTLTWIPDTFFTALLSGRISSLRDEHNAIFIDRDPTLFSIILNYLRTKDIDIKNCEIRALRHEAEYYGITPLTKRLALCEDLNHSSCGDLLFYGFLAAPPMPSNEAVAATSVDESLPSTSASAIGSRPGSMVRVPEPSRSSHSRNSSWDLRLGRTGSTGNGANPPAPMLHSRNPSIDFMRHSRNSSADLNKVFRNEVGLVFSPTQNSNWVDPLRVQIIKAHQNWIAVAYAHFVTCYRVKDSNGWQQVFTSPHIDATIERIAINSKVNTSAAEPLPSKMVAISYGSQIRLWSIQEGGQKTDVGTFNLNVRVEYLFFIGSQLVALSSSGKIGVWHAMTQHWQIQDLVPVLSFDSAGSFLLLGCNNGSIYYIDMQKFPLRIKDNDLLVTELYKDVTLDPITAISVYLTPKTSSISGNWIEIAYGTKSGAVRIIVQHPETAGHGPHLFETFFVHQSPVTKVMLSEKYLVSVCSEYHHVRTWRLTRFRGMLSTQPGSTPEASFKIVSLEATDTSYSYAAGNDFGPYGDYDDMIFVQKVVPETDQLYVRLASNGDRVCVIRSVDSSTISAFCVLECEVSSRFILTGHCNGAIQMWDLTTALALLSKDEPQQKINGGPDTNELLRLLDQCEISNSSCTTPCMSPCLSAMGNGSGMASSIARMKASNIALLNREPAMAMAVQAVQPPAQVQPALPEAVAPAAAIPMADDNNEXDVEAAAXLALVGRVSSFTFHRYSLIFDYQFIFLQFVVCALIYVWVTRLTRGPATGP; this comes from the exons ATGTCCCACTTCACGCATGCCTCCAGCAGCGACCTGGTCAACCTCAATGTGGGTGGTCAGCG CTTTTCCACGTCGCGGCAAACGCTTACGTGGATCCCGGACACCTTCTTCACGGCTCTTCTCAGCGGACGCATCTCGAGTCTCAGAGACGAGCACAATGCCATCTTTATTGATCGCGATCCGACGCTCTTCTCGATCATACTTAACTACTTAAGGACCAAGGACATCGACATCAAGAACTGCGAAATACGCGCTCTGCGCCATGAGGCCGAGTACTATGGCATCACGCCGCTGACCAAGCGCCTGGCCCTCTGCGAAGACCTTAACCACTCGTCCTGCGGTGATTTGCTGTTCTACGGATTTCTGGCGGCGCCGCCCATGCCGTCAAACGAAGCTGTGGCTGCTACTAGCGTTGACGAGTCATTGCCCTCCACTTCGGCCAGTGCGATTGGCAGTCGTCCTGGGTCCATGGTGCGCGTTCCCGAACCCTCACGCTCCTCACACTCGCGCAATTCATCATGGGATCTGCGCCTTGGTCGCACAGGTAGCACTGGCAATGGTGCCAATCCCCCAGCTCCCATGTTGCACTCACGTAATCCCTCGATTGACTTTATGCGCCACTCTCGGAACTCCTCGGCCGATCTGAACAAAGTCTTTCGAAACGAAGTTGGCCTGGTATTCAGTCCCACGCAGAACTCAAACTGGGTGGACCCGTTGCGAGTGCAAATCATTAAGGCGCACCAAAATTGGATAGCAGTGGCTTACGCACACTTTGTGACTTGCTACCGGGTGAAAGACTCCAACGGATGGCAGCAGGTGTTCACATCGCCCCACATCGACGCCACTATCGAAAGAATCGCCATCAACTCAAAGGTGAATACTTCCGCAGCAGAGCCACTGCCCAGCAAGATGGTGGCCATTTCTTACGGCAGTCAGATAAGATTGTGGAGCATTCAGGAGGGCGGCCAGAAAACGGATGTGGGCacgtttaatttaaatgtgcGAGTGGAGTACCTGTTCTTTATCGGCAGTCAGCTGGTGGCCCTGTCATCTTCCGGCAAGATCGGCGTCTGGCATGCGATGACGCAGCACTGGCAGATTCAGGACCTAGTGCCCGTGCTCTCATTCGATTCCGCAGGCTCTTTTTTGCTGCTGGGCTGCAACAACGGCTCCATTTACTACATAGACATGCAGAAGTTCCCGCTCCGGATAAAGGACAATGATTTACTGGTTACCGAGCTCTACAAAGATGTCACACTAGACCCTATCACGGCCATCTCGGTCTACCTTACCCCAAAAACCTCGAGCATAAGTGGCAATTGGATTGAAATTGCCTATGGCACAAAGTCGGGAGCGGTTCGAATCATTGTCCAGCATCCGGAGACAGCTGGCCATGGACCACACCTGTTCGAGACCTTCTTTGTGCACCAAAGCCCCGTAACGAAGGTGATGCTGTCGGAGAAATACCTCGTCTCCGTGTGCAGCGAATACCACCACGTGCGAACATGGCGTCTGACCCGCTTCCGGGGCATGCTCTCCACCCAGCCGGGATCCACGCCGGAAGCATCGTTCAAAATCGTGTCGCTGGAAGCTACCGATACGAGCTACAGCTATGCGGCTGGAAATGATTTTGGACCTTACGGTGACTACGACGACATGATATTTGTGCAAAAGGTGGTGCCCGAGACGGATCAGCTGTACGTACGCTTGGCCTCCAACGGTGATCGGGTGTGCGTCATTAGATCCGTAGATAGCTCCACAATTTCGGCCTTCTGTGTGCTCGAGTGCGAGGTATCGTCCCGGTTCATACTCACCGGTCACTGCAACGGCGCTATTCAAATGTGGGACCTAACCACTGCACTGGCGCTGCTCTCCAAGGATGAGCCGCAGCAGAAAATCAATGGCGGACCCGACACCAATGAGCTTCTCCGCCTACTTGACCAGTGTGAAATCAGCAATTCATCATGCACAACACCTTGTATGTCACCGTGTCTATCAGCTATGGGCAACGGCTCTGGAATGGCCTCCTCCATAGCCCGCATGAAAGCCAGCAACATAGCCCTGCTAAATCGGGAAccagcaatggcaatggccGTCCAAGCCGTCCAGCCGCCCGCTCAGGTCCAACCTGCTCTTCCAGAGGCTGTGGCGCCGGCAGCTGCTATCCCGATGGCTGACGACAACAACGAATGAGACGTGGAAGCGGCTGCTTGATTGGCGCTTGTCGGGCGCGTTTCATCGTTTACATTTCACAGGTATAGCTTAATCTTCGACTACCAGTTTATATTCCTGCAGTTCGTGGTGTGCGCCCTCATCTACGTCTGGGTGACGCGACTCACCCGCGGTCCAGCCACTGGGCCGTGA
- the CG9467 gene encoding uncharacterized protein, isoform A gives MSHFTHASSSDLVNLNVGGQRFSTSRQTLTWIPDTFFTALLSGRISSLRDEHNAIFIDRDPTLFSIILNYLRTKDIDIKNCEIRALRHEAEYYGITPLTKRLALCEDLNHSSCGDLLFYGFLAAPPMPSNEAVAATSVDESLPSTSASAIGSRPGSMVRVPEPSRSSHSRNSSWDLRLGRTGSTGNGANPPAPMLHSRNPSIDFMRHSRNSSADLNKVFRNEVGLVFSPTQNSNWVDPLRVQIIKAHQNWIAVAYAHFVTCYRVKDSNGWQQVFTSPHIDATIERIAINSKVNTSAAEPLPSKMVAISYGSQIRLWSIQEGGQKTDVGTFNLNVRVEYLFFIGSQLVALSSSGKIGVWHAMTQHWQIQDLVPVLSFDSAGSFLLLGCNNGSIYYIDMQKFPLRIKDNDLLVTELYKDVTLDPITAISVYLTPKTSSISGNWIEIAYGTKSGAVRIIVQHPETAGHGPHLFETFFVHQSPVTKVMLSEKYLVSVCSEYHHVRTWRLTRFRGMLSTQPGSTPEASFKIVSLEATDTSYSYAAGNDFGPYGDYDDMIFVQKVVPETDQLYVRLASNGDRVCVIRSVDSSTISAFCVLECEVSSRFILTGHCNGAIQMWDLTTALALLSKDEPQQKINGGPDTNELLRLLDQCEISNSSCTTPCMSPCLSAMGNGSGMASSIARMKASNIALLNREPAMAMAVQAVQPPAQVQPALPEAVAPAAAIPMADDNNE, from the exons ATGTCCCACTTCACGCATGCCTCCAGCAGCGACCTGGTCAACCTCAATGTGGGTGGTCAGCG CTTTTCCACGTCGCGGCAAACGCTTACGTGGATCCCGGACACCTTCTTCACGGCTCTTCTCAGCGGACGCATCTCGAGTCTCAGAGACGAGCACAATGCCATCTTTATTGATCGCGATCCGACGCTCTTCTCGATCATACTTAACTACTTAAGGACCAAGGACATCGACATCAAGAACTGCGAAATACGCGCTCTGCGCCATGAGGCCGAGTACTATGGCATCACGCCGCTGACCAAGCGCCTGGCCCTCTGCGAAGACCTTAACCACTCGTCCTGCGGTGATTTGCTGTTCTACGGATTTCTGGCGGCGCCGCCCATGCCGTCAAACGAAGCTGTGGCTGCTACTAGCGTTGACGAGTCATTGCCCTCCACTTCGGCCAGTGCGATTGGCAGTCGTCCTGGGTCCATGGTGCGCGTTCCCGAACCCTCACGCTCCTCACACTCGCGCAATTCATCATGGGATCTGCGCCTTGGTCGCACAGGTAGCACTGGCAATGGTGCCAATCCCCCAGCTCCCATGTTGCACTCACGTAATCCCTCGATTGACTTTATGCGCCACTCTCGGAACTCCTCGGCCGATCTGAACAAAGTCTTTCGAAACGAAGTTGGCCTGGTATTCAGTCCCACGCAGAACTCAAACTGGGTGGACCCGTTGCGAGTGCAAATCATTAAGGCGCACCAAAATTGGATAGCAGTGGCTTACGCACACTTTGTGACTTGCTACCGGGTGAAAGACTCCAACGGATGGCAGCAGGTGTTCACATCGCCCCACATCGACGCCACTATCGAAAGAATCGCCATCAACTCAAAGGTGAATACTTCCGCAGCAGAGCCACTGCCCAGCAAGATGGTGGCCATTTCTTACGGCAGTCAGATAAGATTGTGGAGCATTCAGGAGGGCGGCCAGAAAACGGATGTGGGCacgtttaatttaaatgtgcGAGTGGAGTACCTGTTCTTTATCGGCAGTCAGCTGGTGGCCCTGTCATCTTCCGGCAAGATCGGCGTCTGGCATGCGATGACGCAGCACTGGCAGATTCAGGACCTAGTGCCCGTGCTCTCATTCGATTCCGCAGGCTCTTTTTTGCTGCTGGGCTGCAACAACGGCTCCATTTACTACATAGACATGCAGAAGTTCCCGCTCCGGATAAAGGACAATGATTTACTGGTTACCGAGCTCTACAAAGATGTCACACTAGACCCTATCACGGCCATCTCGGTCTACCTTACCCCAAAAACCTCGAGCATAAGTGGCAATTGGATTGAAATTGCCTATGGCACAAAGTCGGGAGCGGTTCGAATCATTGTCCAGCATCCGGAGACAGCTGGCCATGGACCACACCTGTTCGAGACCTTCTTTGTGCACCAAAGCCCCGTAACGAAGGTGATGCTGTCGGAGAAATACCTCGTCTCCGTGTGCAGCGAATACCACCACGTGCGAACATGGCGTCTGACCCGCTTCCGGGGCATGCTCTCCACCCAGCCGGGATCCACGCCGGAAGCATCGTTCAAAATCGTGTCGCTGGAAGCTACCGATACGAGCTACAGCTATGCGGCTGGAAATGATTTTGGACCTTACGGTGACTACGACGACATGATATTTGTGCAAAAGGTGGTGCCCGAGACGGATCAGCTGTACGTACGCTTGGCCTCCAACGGTGATCGGGTGTGCGTCATTAGATCCGTAGATAGCTCCACAATTTCGGCCTTCTGTGTGCTCGAGTGCGAGGTATCGTCCCGGTTCATACTCACCGGTCACTGCAACGGCGCTATTCAAATGTGGGACCTAACCACTGCACTGGCGCTGCTCTCCAAGGATGAGCCGCAGCAGAAAATCAATGGCGGACCCGACACCAATGAGCTTCTCCGCCTACTTGACCAGTGTGAAATCAGCAATTCATCATGCACAACACCTTGTATGTCACCGTGTCTATCAGCTATGGGCAACGGCTCTGGAATGGCCTCCTCCATAGCCCGCATGAAAGCCAGCAACATAGCCCTGCTAAATCGGGAAccagcaatggcaatggccGTCCAAGCCGTCCAGCCGCCCGCTCAGGTCCAACCTGCTCTTCCAGAGGCTGTGGCGCCGGCAGCTGCTATCCCGATGGCTGACGACAACAACGAATGA